The DNA segment TCGAACCCGGGCTGCTTCGGGCGGATGAACAGCGTGAGCACGAACGCCAGCACATACAGCGCAGCATAGGTCCAGCACACACCGCCATAGCCGATGGTCGGCAGCAGTATGGTCGCGATACCGGGACCGGCGAATGTGGTGAGACCCGCGGCAAGGTTATACGCGGACAATGCGGCACCCTGCCTGCCTTCGCCTGCGTACAGCGTCATGATGGTCGGCAACGACGAGAAGGCACAGGTGCCGATGCCCACAATGATCGCAGCAATAATCATCATCAGCGCATTCGCGCGCCGAACATCTCGGCAAGTACGCCGGCAGACCACCCGCCGAATGCCGCGAACAAGCCGTATACGGTGGTGACCAGCAGCGACGCCTGGGACGAGGTGAATCCCTGATCCACCATGAACTTGGACAGGAAGGTGAGTTCGAAACCATCACCGGTCATGAAAATCGCGACGGCCAAAAAGCCGAGCATCAGTACACGAGGAACGCCGAGACGCTCAAGCACCCTAATCATTTGCAATAACCCCCACTCGACTTTCGCTCAACACCGAGGAAGCCGCTTCATAATACACACATTGTAACGAGCTGGGGATGCCGCAGCCCCTTTGCCGCAGCACCCGGTATGGACGGGGATGGATGGCCGCCGCACCAGAG comes from the Bifidobacterium angulatum DSM 20098 = JCM 7096 genome and includes:
- a CDS encoding MFS transporter, coding for MMIIAAIIVGIGTCAFSSLPTIMTLYAGEGRQGAALSAYNLAAGLTTFAGPGIATILLPTIGYGGVCWTYAALYVLAFVLTLFIRPKQPGFDEHGHRIKSAGQGAEAD